One part of the Nostoc sp. PCC 7120 = FACHB-418 genome encodes these proteins:
- a CDS encoding type II toxin-antitoxin system HicB family antitoxin has product MRYAVVIEKGETSYGAYVPDLPGCVAVGETLEEVKQLITEAIEFHIEGMIVDGLPIPQPTSMTHEVEVLMS; this is encoded by the coding sequence ATGCGTTACGCGGTTGTAATTGAAAAGGGTGAAACTAGCTATGGTGCTTATGTACCTGATTTACCAGGATGTGTAGCTGTGGGTGAAACTTTAGAAGAAGTTAAACAACTGATTACAGAAGCTATTGAGTTTCATATAGAAGGAATGATTGTCGATGGGTTACCTATTCCTCAACCCACAAGTATGACTCACGAAGTTGAAGTCTTAATGTCATGA
- a CDS encoding thylakoid membrane photosystem I accumulation factor: MNSIEFSFLHRQIADWRRLVFKGLCLLICLLIVGIQPAFAGINDDVYDGNMFVVYAGNGSLVPSRFTLAQSLAEHKPIFLAFYLDDSSDCKQYAIVISRVQEFYGRAAEIIPISVDTIPSKKTYEPTEPGYYYSGGVPQVVVLNQSGEVVLNKKGQVPFEEIDDRLREVFDLLPRTESVQLKRRSFNEFSSELAK; this comes from the coding sequence ATGAATAGTATAGAGTTTTCTTTTTTACATAGACAGATTGCTGACTGGCGACGGTTGGTTTTTAAAGGCCTGTGTTTGCTTATATGTCTATTGATTGTAGGAATACAGCCAGCCTTTGCAGGTATTAACGATGATGTATATGATGGCAATATGTTCGTGGTTTATGCGGGTAATGGATCGTTAGTACCATCCAGATTTACTTTAGCCCAATCGTTAGCAGAACATAAACCAATATTTTTGGCATTCTACTTGGATGACAGTAGCGATTGCAAACAATACGCCATTGTAATTTCACGGGTACAAGAATTCTACGGTAGAGCCGCAGAAATTATCCCCATCAGCGTGGATACCATCCCATCCAAAAAGACTTATGAACCCACCGAACCAGGATATTACTATTCTGGAGGTGTGCCTCAAGTTGTAGTGTTGAATCAATCTGGTGAGGTAGTCTTAAACAAGAAAGGTCAAGTTCCTTTTGAAGAAATCGATGACAGACTACGAGAAGTATTTGATTTATTACCACGTACAGAATCTGTACAATTGAAAAGGCGATCGTTCAATGAGTTCAGTAGTGAGTTAGCCAAGTAA
- a CDS encoding type II toxin-antitoxin system HicA family toxin, whose translation MKVSEVIKRLETDGWYLARTKGSHRQFKHPDKTGTVTVSGKPSVDVPIGTLKNIWRQAQLEED comes from the coding sequence ATGAAAGTTAGTGAAGTTATTAAAAGATTGGAAACCGATGGTTGGTATTTAGCTAGAACTAAAGGTAGTCACAGACAGTTCAAGCATCCCGATAAAACTGGTACAGTAACAGTGTCTGGTAAGCCGAGTGTTGATGTACCAATTGGTACTCTGAAAAATATTTGGAGACAGGCTCAATTGGAGGAAGATTGA